From the Pseudodesulfovibrio indicus genome, the window TTGGTCGCCGTGCGCAATGCGCCTGTAGCCGACGGCAAGGGCAGTATGCCGGACCGCCCGCGCCGGTGCAAACACTTCTTGTCAACAGGGACGGCTGGGTGTATACAAATTCAAATTTGTTAACACGATTGCGGAATCTACTTGAAAACCAAGAGGTTGATTCTCCAGCGATCAAGCCAAAGCGGGTGTTCATGCACATCTCCGAAGGGGTCCTCTCCGGCCCGGTGCTCCTGGGCGGGGCCGCGCTCGCCGTTGGCGGCACGGCCGTCGGCCTGAAGAGCATCGACTACGACCGGATCATGTCCGTGGCCATCCTGTCCGCCGCGTTCTTCATCGCCTCGCTGATCCACGTACCCATCGGCCCGGCCAACGGCCACCTGATCCTTGGCGGGCTGCTCGGCGTGGTCCTGGGCTGGGCCGCGTTCCCGTCCATCCTGGTGGCCCTGACCCTCCAGGCCGTGCTCTTCCAGTACGGCGGCCTGACCGTGCTCGGCGTGAACACCTTCAACATGGCCGCGCCCGCCGTGGCCTGCTTCTACGTTTTCCGGCCCATGCTCGCCAAGTCGGGCCCCAACCGGTTCGCGGCCGCCTTTGCCTGCGGGTTCCTGGCCATGCTCCTGAGCGCGGTCCTGACCGCCGGGGCGCTGGCCCTGTCCGGCGACGAGTTCCGCGAGGCAGCCCAGGTGCTGCTCGTCGCCCACCTGCCGATCATGGTGGTGGAAGGGCTGGTCACGGCCTTTACCTATTCCTTCCTGGCCAAGGTCAAGCCCGAGGTCCTGACCTGCTGATCCGGGGACGCCCGTGCCACCGGAAAACCGACAAGGAGTTTCCATGAACCGTCTTCTGCTCATCGTCTGCCTGGCCCTGGCCGCAACGCTTTGCCTGTCCGCCGTGTCCGAGGCGCACAAGGTCAACATCTTCGCCTATGTAGAGGGTGACACGATCGTCACCGACAGCGGCTACAGCCGCTCCAAGCGCGTCAACGACGGCGTGGTCGAGGTCTACGACGGATCGTCCGGCGAGCTGTTGCTCTCCGGCAACACCGACGAGGCCGGGCTGTTCACCTTCGTCATCCCCAAGGAGGCCCGCGAGCGCCAGGCGGACCTGCGGCTGCTGCTCAAGGCCGGAACCGGGCACCAGGCCGAATGGACCGTGAAGTACGACGAGTTCGCCGACGCCCCCAGGCCGGTCAGCGACGTGGTGGTCGAGGACCCGATCCAGGCCGCGCCCCAAACGCCCGCCGCCCTTGCCGCCGCAGCCGCTCCGGCGGGGACCCTGACCGAAGCCCAGGTGGAAGCCATCGTCCGCCGCGAGCTGGCCCCGCTCAACCGCATGGTGGCAGAGATGCACGACTCCGGCCCGTCCCTGGTCGAGATATTCGGCGGCATCGGCTGGATATTCGGCCTGTTCGGCGTGGCCGCGTACATGAAGAGCCGCAAGCCCTGAACCGCAAGGAATTCCTAAACAGACCTCAGAGGTCGCGATTGTTGTCGCGGCCTTTTTTTTGTGCTAATTCCCCTACGGGAACATACCAGTTTGTGAATCAGCACCCGAGCCGGGCGCGTCAACTTGCGAGGAACACTTATGAAACTGACCACACGGAGCCGCTACGGGACACGCATGATGCTCGACATCGCACAGCACGGCAAGGAAGGTCCGGTGCGTATCCAGGACATTGCCGACCGCCAGGGCGTGTCCGCCAAGTACCTGGAAAAGCTGATTCGCAAGCTCAAGGACGTGGGTTTCGTCAAGTCCAAACGCGGCCCCAGGGGCGGCCACTCCCTGGCCAAGCCCGCCTCCGAGATCCCCATCGGCGAGGTGGTCCACGCCCTGGAAGGCGATGGCTCCCTGGTGGAGTGCCGTTCCGGGGAC encodes:
- the cbiM gene encoding cobalt transporter CbiM, with translation MHISEGVLSGPVLLGGAALAVGGTAVGLKSIDYDRIMSVAILSAAFFIASLIHVPIGPANGHLILGGLLGVVLGWAAFPSILVALTLQAVLFQYGGLTVLGVNTFNMAAPAVACFYVFRPMLAKSGPNRFAAAFACGFLAMLLSAVLTAGALALSGDEFREAAQVLLVAHLPIMVVEGLVTAFTYSFLAKVKPEVLTC
- a CDS encoding RrF2 family transcriptional regulator, coding for MKLTTRSRYGTRMMLDIAQHGKEGPVRIQDIADRQGVSAKYLEKLIRKLKDVGFVKSKRGPRGGHSLAKPASEIPIGEVVHALEGDGSLVECRSGDKGCARMKLCLTRRLWQEAADAMYERLNTFTLADLIDDAEQCGSNSVKPWSRGGF